A section of the Oryzias melastigma strain HK-1 linkage group LG2, ASM292280v2, whole genome shotgun sequence genome encodes:
- the atp7b gene encoding copper-transporting ATPase 2 isoform X2, with product MTSQPNSADFRLRRVRGPTEVDGTLPPDMFASKSARNRSRFGSESGSGVGEQICMVDCGCTPVCGCRPDCACTAEPPGGPRAAAEHLPELQKNVPDGTKRGFDNFAYEFSSQSELRAPPKAVSTATFKLLGLSSAQQAVETTLLALDGVLAVTWRVPGALVQVDFDSSATTTKEIAAHLRALGCGVEAAVQIKVDGMHCQSCVQTIEGRIGELPGVSWIRVSLEEGVAAVVFQPLVITQQELRDKMEDMGFSAALTSKETSGLSFWQRDPDMSIQTTTVWIAGMSCSSCVESIEGRISHMVGVKSVVVSLKEEKGTISFDPRLTEPEQLRAAIEDMGFDASLKEPERTTQNHEKSSSGEPHLQPQTRTAFNRDSGPQTNSKTEVKKCFVLVAGMTCASCVANIEKHVLKHRGIISVLVSLMAGKAEVKYDPGVLSAPAVAQLIQELGFGAKVMEDNAGEQGKLDLTITGMTCASCVYKIESKLVATKGILRASVALATKKARIEFDSEILGPRDIIRIIQSLGFDASLEKRSFKTTVDHTEEIRQWRTSFLFSLVFGLPAMGLMVYMMVMDTLRREHGGSMPEDQNVAPGLSLLNLVFFLLCTPVQIFGGRYFYIQAYRSLKHHTANMDVLIVLATTIAYVYSCVVLVVAMAERASQSPVTFFDTPPMLFVFISLGRWLEHVAKSKTSEALAKLMSLQATDATVVSLGPDHSIISEEQVMVELVQRGDVVKVVPGGKFPVDGKVVEGSSMADESLITGEPMPVSKKVGSLVIAGSINAHGSLLVEATHVGAETTLSQIVKLVEEAQTSKAPIQQFADRLSGYFVPFIVFVSLLTLVAWMAIGFVNFTFVTENFPASITVLSIACPCSLGLATPTAVMVGTGVGAQNGILIKGGEPLEMAHKIDVVMFDKTGTITNGVPRVTRVLVLWETARMPLRQILAVVGTAEASSEHPLGVAVTKHCKEELGSDVMGFCQDFQAVPGCGISCRVSNVDHLLQQQSGESFLLPGATTEESSLLSAEEAPPTVGGASYWVLIGNREWMRRNGHHIKADVDAAMSSHETKGQTAVLVAIDGVLCAMIAIADTVKPESALAVHTLDSMGVEVVMMTGDNRSTAKAIAAQVGIRKVFAEVLPSHKVAKVQELQERGLRVAMVGDGINDSPALARADVGVAIGTGTDVAMEAADIVLIRNDLLDVVASIELSKKTVRRIRVNFVFALIYNLVGIPIAAGVFMPVGLVLQPWMGSAAMAASSVSVVLSSLLLRTFRKTSPETYESRARTRMRSLRSSQISAHLGLDGRRLPPAAREQPDLTPAPKPNRHQTKENLEVL from the exons atgacgTCACAGCCGAACTCCGCGGACTTTCGCCTTCGACGCGTCCGCGGTCCGACAGAAGTCGACGGAACTCTTCCTCCCGACATGTTTGCGTCCAAGTCAGCCAGAAACCGGTCCAGGTTCGGGTCCGAGTCGGGTTCCGGTGTCGGGGAGCAGATCTGCATGGTGGACTGCGGCTGTACGCCGGTGTGCGGATGCCGGCCGGACTGCGCGTGCACCGCGGAGCCCCCGGGAGGCCCGCGGGCCGCTGCTGAACATCTGCCAGAG CTCCAGAAGAATGTCCCTGACGGTACCAAACGCGGGTTCGACAACTTCGCCTACGAGTTCAGCAGCCAGAGTGAGCTCCGCGCTCCACCCAAAGCCGTCTCCACCGCCACATTCAAACTCCTCGGACTCTCGTCTGCGCAGCAGGCCGTGGAAACGACACTTCTAGCTTTAGATGGCGTCCTCGCCGTCACCTGGAGGGTCCCTGGCGCTTTGGTACAGGTGGACTTTGATTCCTCGGCTACGACTACCAAAGAGATCGCTGCACATCTGCGGGCGCTGGGGTGCGGCGTGGAGGCGGCGGTGCAGATCAAAGTGGACGGCATGCACTGCCAGTCCTGCGTGCAGACCATCGAGGGACGAATCGGAGAACTTCCCGGGGTTTCATGGATTCGAGTGTCCCTGGAGGAAGGCGTAGCGGCGGTCGTGTTTCAGCCTCTTGTCATAACACAACAGGAGTTACGAGACAAGATGGAGGACATGGGGTTCAGCGCCGCTTTGACGTCAAAGGAAACATCCGGTCTGAGCTTCTGGCAGAGGGACCCGGACATGTCCATCCAGACTACAACCGTCTGGATCGCCGGGATGAGTTGCAGCTCCTGTGTGGAGTCCATAGAGGGCAGAATCTCTCATATGGTCGGAGTGAAGTCTGTGGTTGTGTCCCTGAAGGAAGAAAAGGGAACGATTAGCTTTGATCCCAGGCTGACGGAGCCAGAGCAGCTAAGAGCAGCGATCGAGGACATGGGCTTTGACGCGTCGCTCAAAG AGCCTGAGAGGACGACCCAGAACCATGAAAAGTCCAGTTCTGGAGAGCCCCACCTGCAACCACAGACTAGAACGGCCTTCAACCGCGACTCTGGACCACAGACAAACTCTAAGACGGAGGTGAAGAAGTGCTTCGTCCTCGTGGCGGGGATGACCTGCGCCTCCTGTGTGGCGAACATTGAGAAGCACGTGCTGAAACACAGAG GGATCATCTCAGTGCTGGTGTCGCTGATGGCCGGAAAGGCCGAGGTAAAGTATGACCCGGGAGTGCTGAGCGCCCCCGCCGTCGCTCAGCTCATCCAGGAGTTGGGGTTCGGAGCCAAAGTCATGGAGGATAACGCAGGAGAGCAGGGGAAGCTGGACCTCACA ATCACCGGAATGACGTGTGCATCATGTGTTTACAAAATTGAGTCAAAACTTGTCGCAACTAAAGGGATCCTCAGAGCTTCGGTCGCCCTGGCGACCAAGAAGGCACGCATCGAGTTTGACAGTGAGATCCTGGGCCCACGGGACATAATCCGGATTATCCAG AGTCTTGGATTTGATGCAAGTTTGGAGAAAAGGAGCTTCAAGACCACAGTCGATCACACAGAAGAGATCCGACA ATGGAGGACCTCCTTCCTGTTCAGTCTAGTCTTTGGTCTTCCTGCCATGGGTCTAATGGTCTACATGATGGTGATGGACACTCTACGCCGGGAACACGGGGGATCCATGCCTGAGGACCAAAACGTGGCACCAGGTCTCTCCCTCCTGAACTTGGTCTTCTTCCTGCTTTGCACACCCGTACAG ATTTTCGGTGGCCGTTACTTCTACATTCAGGCGTACCGCTCTTTAAAACACCACACAGCCAACATGGACGTCCTGATAGTTCTGGCCACCACCATCGCCTACGTCTACTCCTGCGTGGTCCTGGTCGTCGCCATGGCGGAACGAGCCAGCCAGAGCCCGGTTACGTTTTTTGACACTCCCCCGATGCtctttgtctttatttctttgGGACGGTGGCTGGAACACGTCGCAAAG AGTAAGACCTCGGAAGCTTTGGCCAAATTAATGTCACTGCAAGCTACCGACGCCACAGTGGTCTCCCTGGGACCGGACCACTCCATCATCAG TGAAGAGCAGGTGATGGTGGAGCTGGTGCAGCGGGGCGACGTGGTGAAGGTCGTACCGGGAGGAAAATTTCCCGTCGATGGGAAGGTCGTGGAGGGAAGCTCTATGGCCGACGAGTCTCTAATCACAG GTGAGCCGATGCCGGTTAGTAAGAAGGTGGGCAGTCTGGTGATCGCTGGCTCCATCAACGCTCACGGTTCTCTCCTGGTGGAGGCCACACACGTGGGCGCCGAAACCACCCTGTCCCAGATAGTCAAACTGGTGGAGGAGGCACAAACGTCGAAG GCCCCCATCCAACAGTTTGCAGACAGACTCAGTGGTTACTTTGTGCCCTTTATTGTCTTTGTCTCCCTGCTGACGCTGGTAGCCTGGATGGCCATCGGGTTTGTCAACTTTACCTTCGTGACGGAGAACTTCCCG GCCTCCATCACGGTTCTGTCCATCGCCTGCCCCTGCTCTTTGGGGCTGGCGACCCCGACGGCCGTGATGGTGGGCACAGGGGTCGGCGCTCAGAATGGGATTCTCATCAAAGGAGGCGAGCCGCTGGAGATGGCGCACAAG ATCGACGTGGTGATGTTCGATAAGACCGGAACCATCACCAACGGCGTGCCGCGGGTGACCCGGGTTCTGGTGCTGTGGGAAACGGCCCGCATGCCTCTGAGGCAGATCCTGGCCGTGGTGGGAACGGCGGAGGCCAGCAGCGAGCACCCACTGGGCGTGGCGGTGACCAAGCACTGCAAAGAG GAGCTGGGCTCAGACGTGATGGGGTTCTGCCAGGACTTCCAGGCGGTGCCGGGATGTGGGATTAGCTGCCGGGTCTCCAATGTGGaccatctgctgcagcagcagagcggCGAGAGCTTCCTGCTGCCGGGGGCAACCACGGAGGAGAGCAGCCTGCTGTCTGCCGAGGAGGCGCCCCCTACAG tgggcggagcctcttaCTGGGTTCTGATCGGTAACCGCGAGTGGATGCGGAGGAACGGCCACCACATCAAAGCCGATGTGGACGCGGCGATGTCGAGCCACGAGACCAAAGGACAGACGGCCGTGCTGGTGGCCATAGACG GCGTTCTGTGTGCGATGATCGCCATCGCGGACACGGTGAAACCGGAGTCGGCGCTGGCGGTGCACACGCTCGACAGCATGGGCGTGGAGGTGGTCATGATGACGGGGGACAACAGGAGCACGGCCAAAGCCATCGCGGCGCAG GTGGGTATCAGGAAGGTTTTCGCCGAGGTTTTGCCGTCGCACAAAGTGGCTAAagtgcaggagctgcaggagcgaGGCCTGAGAGTGGCCATGGTGGGAGACGGCATCAACGACTCGCCCGCCCTGGCCCGCGCCGACGTCGGCGTCGCCATCGGAACCGGCACCGACGTGGCCATGGAGGCGGCTGACATCGTCCTGATCCGG AACGACCTGCTGGACGTGGTGGCCAGCATCGAGCTGTCCAAGAAGACGGTGCGCCGCATTCGGGTCAACTTCGTCTTCGCTCTCATCTACAACCTCGTGGGGATCCCCATCGCTGCAG GTGTCTTCATGCCCGTCGGGCTGGTGCTCCAACCGTGGATGGGCTCAGCAGCGATGGCCGCCTCGTCGGTGTCGGTGGTTCTGTCCTCTCTGCTGCTCAGGAC GTTCCGCAAAACCTCCCCGGAGACGTACGAGTCGCGCGCCAGGACTCGCATGAGGAGCCTGCGCTCCTCCCAGATCAGCGCCCATCTGGGTCTGGACGGCCGGCGCCTCCCGCCGGCGGCCCGGGAACAGCCGGACCTCACCCCAGCGCCGAAACCAAACCGGCACCAAACCAAAGAGAACCTGGAGGTGCTGTGA
- the atp7b gene encoding copper-transporting ATPase 2 isoform X1, protein MTSQPNSADFRLRRVRGPTEVDGTLPPDMFASKSARNRSRFGSESGSGVGEQICMVDCGCTPVCGCRPDCACTAEPPGGPRAAAEHLPELQKNVPDGTKRGFDNFAYEFSSQSELRAPPKAVSTATFKLLGLSSAQQAVETTLLALDGVLAVTWRVPGALVQVDFDSSATTTKEIAAHLRALGCGVEAAVQIKVDGMHCQSCVQTIEGRIGELPGVSWIRVSLEEGVAAVVFQPLVITQQELRDKMEDMGFSAALTSKETSGLSFWQRDPDMSIQTTTVWIAGMSCSSCVESIEGRISHMVGVKSVVVSLKEEKGTISFDPRLTEPEQLRAAIEDMGFDASLKEPERTTQNHEKSSSGEPHLQPQTRTAFNRDSGPQTNSKTEVKKCFVLVAGMTCASCVANIEKHVLKHRGIISVLVSLMAGKAEVKYDPGVLSAPAVAQLIQELGFGAKVMEDNAGEQGKLDLTITGMTCASCVYKIESKLVATKGILRASVALATKKARIEFDSEILGPRDIIRIIQSLGFDASLEKRSFKTTVDHTEEIRQWRTSFLFSLVFGLPAMGLMVYMMVMDTLRREHGGSMPEDQNVAPGLSLLNLVFFLLCTPVQIFGGRYFYIQAYRSLKHHTANMDVLIVLATTIAYVYSCVVLVVAMAERASQSPVTFFDTPPMLFVFISLGRWLEHVAKSKTSEALAKLMSLQATDATVVSLGPDHSIISEEQVMVELVQRGDVVKVVPGGKFPVDGKVVEGSSMADESLITGEPMPVSKKVGSLVIAGSINAHGSLLVEATHVGAETTLSQIVKLVEEAQTSKAPIQQFADRLSGYFVPFIVFVSLLTLVAWMAIGFVNFTFVTENFPGYNQNISKAEVIIRFAFQASITVLSIACPCSLGLATPTAVMVGTGVGAQNGILIKGGEPLEMAHKIDVVMFDKTGTITNGVPRVTRVLVLWETARMPLRQILAVVGTAEASSEHPLGVAVTKHCKEELGSDVMGFCQDFQAVPGCGISCRVSNVDHLLQQQSGESFLLPGATTEESSLLSAEEAPPTVGGASYWVLIGNREWMRRNGHHIKADVDAAMSSHETKGQTAVLVAIDGVLCAMIAIADTVKPESALAVHTLDSMGVEVVMMTGDNRSTAKAIAAQVGIRKVFAEVLPSHKVAKVQELQERGLRVAMVGDGINDSPALARADVGVAIGTGTDVAMEAADIVLIRNDLLDVVASIELSKKTVRRIRVNFVFALIYNLVGIPIAAGVFMPVGLVLQPWMGSAAMAASSVSVVLSSLLLRTFRKTSPETYESRARTRMRSLRSSQISAHLGLDGRRLPPAAREQPDLTPAPKPNRHQTKENLEVL, encoded by the exons atgacgTCACAGCCGAACTCCGCGGACTTTCGCCTTCGACGCGTCCGCGGTCCGACAGAAGTCGACGGAACTCTTCCTCCCGACATGTTTGCGTCCAAGTCAGCCAGAAACCGGTCCAGGTTCGGGTCCGAGTCGGGTTCCGGTGTCGGGGAGCAGATCTGCATGGTGGACTGCGGCTGTACGCCGGTGTGCGGATGCCGGCCGGACTGCGCGTGCACCGCGGAGCCCCCGGGAGGCCCGCGGGCCGCTGCTGAACATCTGCCAGAG CTCCAGAAGAATGTCCCTGACGGTACCAAACGCGGGTTCGACAACTTCGCCTACGAGTTCAGCAGCCAGAGTGAGCTCCGCGCTCCACCCAAAGCCGTCTCCACCGCCACATTCAAACTCCTCGGACTCTCGTCTGCGCAGCAGGCCGTGGAAACGACACTTCTAGCTTTAGATGGCGTCCTCGCCGTCACCTGGAGGGTCCCTGGCGCTTTGGTACAGGTGGACTTTGATTCCTCGGCTACGACTACCAAAGAGATCGCTGCACATCTGCGGGCGCTGGGGTGCGGCGTGGAGGCGGCGGTGCAGATCAAAGTGGACGGCATGCACTGCCAGTCCTGCGTGCAGACCATCGAGGGACGAATCGGAGAACTTCCCGGGGTTTCATGGATTCGAGTGTCCCTGGAGGAAGGCGTAGCGGCGGTCGTGTTTCAGCCTCTTGTCATAACACAACAGGAGTTACGAGACAAGATGGAGGACATGGGGTTCAGCGCCGCTTTGACGTCAAAGGAAACATCCGGTCTGAGCTTCTGGCAGAGGGACCCGGACATGTCCATCCAGACTACAACCGTCTGGATCGCCGGGATGAGTTGCAGCTCCTGTGTGGAGTCCATAGAGGGCAGAATCTCTCATATGGTCGGAGTGAAGTCTGTGGTTGTGTCCCTGAAGGAAGAAAAGGGAACGATTAGCTTTGATCCCAGGCTGACGGAGCCAGAGCAGCTAAGAGCAGCGATCGAGGACATGGGCTTTGACGCGTCGCTCAAAG AGCCTGAGAGGACGACCCAGAACCATGAAAAGTCCAGTTCTGGAGAGCCCCACCTGCAACCACAGACTAGAACGGCCTTCAACCGCGACTCTGGACCACAGACAAACTCTAAGACGGAGGTGAAGAAGTGCTTCGTCCTCGTGGCGGGGATGACCTGCGCCTCCTGTGTGGCGAACATTGAGAAGCACGTGCTGAAACACAGAG GGATCATCTCAGTGCTGGTGTCGCTGATGGCCGGAAAGGCCGAGGTAAAGTATGACCCGGGAGTGCTGAGCGCCCCCGCCGTCGCTCAGCTCATCCAGGAGTTGGGGTTCGGAGCCAAAGTCATGGAGGATAACGCAGGAGAGCAGGGGAAGCTGGACCTCACA ATCACCGGAATGACGTGTGCATCATGTGTTTACAAAATTGAGTCAAAACTTGTCGCAACTAAAGGGATCCTCAGAGCTTCGGTCGCCCTGGCGACCAAGAAGGCACGCATCGAGTTTGACAGTGAGATCCTGGGCCCACGGGACATAATCCGGATTATCCAG AGTCTTGGATTTGATGCAAGTTTGGAGAAAAGGAGCTTCAAGACCACAGTCGATCACACAGAAGAGATCCGACA ATGGAGGACCTCCTTCCTGTTCAGTCTAGTCTTTGGTCTTCCTGCCATGGGTCTAATGGTCTACATGATGGTGATGGACACTCTACGCCGGGAACACGGGGGATCCATGCCTGAGGACCAAAACGTGGCACCAGGTCTCTCCCTCCTGAACTTGGTCTTCTTCCTGCTTTGCACACCCGTACAG ATTTTCGGTGGCCGTTACTTCTACATTCAGGCGTACCGCTCTTTAAAACACCACACAGCCAACATGGACGTCCTGATAGTTCTGGCCACCACCATCGCCTACGTCTACTCCTGCGTGGTCCTGGTCGTCGCCATGGCGGAACGAGCCAGCCAGAGCCCGGTTACGTTTTTTGACACTCCCCCGATGCtctttgtctttatttctttgGGACGGTGGCTGGAACACGTCGCAAAG AGTAAGACCTCGGAAGCTTTGGCCAAATTAATGTCACTGCAAGCTACCGACGCCACAGTGGTCTCCCTGGGACCGGACCACTCCATCATCAG TGAAGAGCAGGTGATGGTGGAGCTGGTGCAGCGGGGCGACGTGGTGAAGGTCGTACCGGGAGGAAAATTTCCCGTCGATGGGAAGGTCGTGGAGGGAAGCTCTATGGCCGACGAGTCTCTAATCACAG GTGAGCCGATGCCGGTTAGTAAGAAGGTGGGCAGTCTGGTGATCGCTGGCTCCATCAACGCTCACGGTTCTCTCCTGGTGGAGGCCACACACGTGGGCGCCGAAACCACCCTGTCCCAGATAGTCAAACTGGTGGAGGAGGCACAAACGTCGAAG GCCCCCATCCAACAGTTTGCAGACAGACTCAGTGGTTACTTTGTGCCCTTTATTGTCTTTGTCTCCCTGCTGACGCTGGTAGCCTGGATGGCCATCGGGTTTGTCAACTTTACCTTCGTGACGGAGAACTTCCCG GGTTACAACCAGAACATCTCCAAGGCAGAAGTTATCATCCGCTTCGCCTTCCAGGCCTCCATCACGGTTCTGTCCATCGCCTGCCCCTGCTCTTTGGGGCTGGCGACCCCGACGGCCGTGATGGTGGGCACAGGGGTCGGCGCTCAGAATGGGATTCTCATCAAAGGAGGCGAGCCGCTGGAGATGGCGCACAAG ATCGACGTGGTGATGTTCGATAAGACCGGAACCATCACCAACGGCGTGCCGCGGGTGACCCGGGTTCTGGTGCTGTGGGAAACGGCCCGCATGCCTCTGAGGCAGATCCTGGCCGTGGTGGGAACGGCGGAGGCCAGCAGCGAGCACCCACTGGGCGTGGCGGTGACCAAGCACTGCAAAGAG GAGCTGGGCTCAGACGTGATGGGGTTCTGCCAGGACTTCCAGGCGGTGCCGGGATGTGGGATTAGCTGCCGGGTCTCCAATGTGGaccatctgctgcagcagcagagcggCGAGAGCTTCCTGCTGCCGGGGGCAACCACGGAGGAGAGCAGCCTGCTGTCTGCCGAGGAGGCGCCCCCTACAG tgggcggagcctcttaCTGGGTTCTGATCGGTAACCGCGAGTGGATGCGGAGGAACGGCCACCACATCAAAGCCGATGTGGACGCGGCGATGTCGAGCCACGAGACCAAAGGACAGACGGCCGTGCTGGTGGCCATAGACG GCGTTCTGTGTGCGATGATCGCCATCGCGGACACGGTGAAACCGGAGTCGGCGCTGGCGGTGCACACGCTCGACAGCATGGGCGTGGAGGTGGTCATGATGACGGGGGACAACAGGAGCACGGCCAAAGCCATCGCGGCGCAG GTGGGTATCAGGAAGGTTTTCGCCGAGGTTTTGCCGTCGCACAAAGTGGCTAAagtgcaggagctgcaggagcgaGGCCTGAGAGTGGCCATGGTGGGAGACGGCATCAACGACTCGCCCGCCCTGGCCCGCGCCGACGTCGGCGTCGCCATCGGAACCGGCACCGACGTGGCCATGGAGGCGGCTGACATCGTCCTGATCCGG AACGACCTGCTGGACGTGGTGGCCAGCATCGAGCTGTCCAAGAAGACGGTGCGCCGCATTCGGGTCAACTTCGTCTTCGCTCTCATCTACAACCTCGTGGGGATCCCCATCGCTGCAG GTGTCTTCATGCCCGTCGGGCTGGTGCTCCAACCGTGGATGGGCTCAGCAGCGATGGCCGCCTCGTCGGTGTCGGTGGTTCTGTCCTCTCTGCTGCTCAGGAC GTTCCGCAAAACCTCCCCGGAGACGTACGAGTCGCGCGCCAGGACTCGCATGAGGAGCCTGCGCTCCTCCCAGATCAGCGCCCATCTGGGTCTGGACGGCCGGCGCCTCCCGCCGGCGGCCCGGGAACAGCCGGACCTCACCCCAGCGCCGAAACCAAACCGGCACCAAACCAAAGAGAACCTGGAGGTGCTGTGA